In Pseudomonas saponiphila, the genomic stretch TCTCGCCTTCGATCCCCAGGGCCACGGCGTCCACGGGCTGATCCAGCGCATCGCTCAGGGCGACGCCGGCAAGCGTCTGAGCCGCTACAGCCTGTCGCTGCTGCCGCAGCTGGATTACCTGCGCCATCGCAGCAACCAGCGGATCTTCCAGCAGCTCTCGGCGCCGCAGATCATCGCCCTGATCCTCGAAGAGCACGGCATCCTCGGCGATGCCTACCAGTTCCAGATCCAGCAGCTGTGCCCTGCGCGCGACTACTGCGTGCAGTACGACGAGAGCGACCTGCACTTCATCCAGCGCCTGTGCGAAGAGGAAGGCCTGCACTACCACTTCCAGCACAGCCGCGAAGCACATTTGCTGGTGTTCAGCGACAACCAGAGCGTGTTCCGCAAGCTTGGCCGGCCCATCGCCTATGTGCGCGGCAGCGGGCTGGTGGCCGATGAACCGGTGATCAAGGGCTTCAACGTGCGCCTGGAATCGCGCACCAGCCGTGTGACCCGGCGCGACTACGACTTCGAAAAGCCGCGTCTGCAAATGGAATCCGCCTACAAGCCCGAAGCCAAAAGCGCAGAGCCGGACCTGGAAGACTACGACTACCCTGGCCGCTTCACCGACCGTGAGCGTGGCAAGTTGCTCAGCCAGCGGGCCCTGGAACGCCATCGCGCCGACTACCTGCAAGCCGCAGGCTGGGGCGATGAACCTCGACTGGCCAGCGGGCATTTCCTGGAACTGTCCGATCACCCGCGCCAGGAGTGGAACGACCTCTGGCTGCTGACCCAGGTCACCCACGAAGGCCAGCAGCCCCAGGTGCTGGAGGAGTCGATCACCAGCGACAGCGAGGCTGAAGACGGCTTCCAGCAGGGCTACCGCAACCGCTTTTTCGCCACCCCCTGGGACGTGTTCTTCCGCCCGCCGCTGGACCATCCCAAACCACGGGTCCTGGGCAGCCAGACCGCGGTGGTCACCGGCCCGGCAGGAGAGGAGATCCACACCGACCGGTACGGCCGGGTCAAGGTGCAGTTCCACTGGGACCGCGAAGGCCAAGGCGACGACCGCACCAGTTGCTGGCTGCGGGTAGCCTCCAGTTGGGCCGGCGACCGCTACGGCGCCATCGCCATCCCGCGCATCGGCATGGAAGTGCTGGTGGACTTCCTCGAAGGCGACCCCGACCAGCCGCTGATCAGCGGTTGTCTCTATCACCAGGAACACCCCGTCCCCTACGAACTGCCGGCCAGCAACACCCGCAGCACCTTCAAGACCCTGAGTTCACCGGGCGGCGCGGGCTTCAACGAAGTGCGCATCGAAGACAAGCAAGGCGCCGAACAGATCTTCGTCCACGCCCAGCGCGACTGGGATGAAAACATCCAGAACGACCAGAAGATTCGCGTTGGCCACGAGCGCCACGACAGCGTCGAGCAAAACAGTTACAGCGAATTCAAGGCTGAAGAACACCGCACCACCCACGGCGAACGCAAAGTCGAGGTCAAGGCCGACGATCACTTGAACGTGGCGCACGACCAGCACATCAAGCTAGGCACCGCACAACTGCTAGAGGCCGGCCGCGAGATCCACCTGCAAGCGGGCCAGAAGCTGGTGATCGAAGCGGACAGTGAACTGACGGTGCAAGCCGGGGGCAGCTTTATCAAGCTCGACGCCAGCGGCATCAGCGTGAATGGGGCGCTGCTCAAGGTGAATGCGGGGGGCGCTGCGGGTGCTGGCTCGGGCATTGGAGTCCAGCCGCCGGTGCTGCCCGGCGTGGCGGATAAGGATAAGGCGGGGGGCTTGATGGAGAAGGCCTTGGTGAATCCATTACAAGAGCCGATCAAGCCTCAACTGCAACGGCTGATCAATTTCTCCGGCTGATGAAGACTCCCCAGGTACAGGGGGCAAGGACGAAGTCATGACAGAGGCATCGGGCAACCAGAAGACAATCAATAGAGTAGAGAACTGGGTATTTCCACTGAAAGTGGGAACGACCCGGTCGCTAGATCCACAGCAGTATTACAAGGCCTTGGCCAAGGCCGAAGATGGTTTCTACCCCATAGGTGCCAACGGCCTTTGGCATGGTGGTGTGCATTTCGATGACGCCAGCGGACTGGTTTCAGACAAGACTGAAGTTCGTTGCATCGCTGACGGCGAGGTGGTGGCGTATCGAATTGACAAGACTTATCCGGTATCCGAGTACGGTTCGAAGAGAGCGCCATTTTCCACAGGCTTTGTGCTGGTCAGACACCGCCTTGAGCTCCCTGCACCGCCCGCGCCAGCTGCCACTGCAGAAGAGGCCTCAGCTTCTTCCTCGGTAGCGGGCCCCAGCCTGATTTTCTTTAGTCTGTACATGCATTTGCTGGATTGGCAGGGCTATCAAACCAGTCCAGAACTCAAGCGCCCCAGCTTCTGGAAAACCACCTATAAGGTCAAAACGGCAGCATCCGACAAACTGCTCGGGCTTAGGGTTCGTAGCAGCACCTCTGGTGGTAACACGCCAATATTGACGGTATTGCCTCGCGGAACGACGGTGTTCACCAAACCTGCACCCGATACTCAGAAATGGCTGGAAGTGCTCGACGTCATACCGGCGGTAGCCGAACTGGCAGAGCAGACTGGCTGGGTATACAAGGAAGAAATGCAGCGTATTTCTGCAGATCAATACTTTGTGGGGGACAAGGCCCGGGATCTTCCACGGGAGCAGAAAAATGGAGCAATTGTGCGTGATGCTTTTGCCCAGGGAAGGCCAATAGGCTTTCTGCCGGTAGGCACGCAAATCACAATCAGTGACGAAAAGAACGCTGGCAAATACCGTAAGTTGCTCGAAATTATCAATGGCCAGTCCATACCTCTTCTTGTTCCAGATGTTGATGGAGTGATTTCGGGATATGTCTCTCTTGATCTTCTGGACGCAACTAGCACACCGGAGGATATGGACAAGGTTGTCCCTTTGAAAACGGCTTATGAAGTCAAGGCGGGCGAACTTCTTGGGCATGTGGGCAAGTATCAGAATCAATCGGACTCCGCGCCGAAGAATCTGCTGCATCTGGAAGTGTTTAGCTGTGAAGACGTCAAGACGTTTATCCAACAGAGTCGATCCAGAGCGGCCAACTTGCCTGCAAAGGACAGGACCCTGGTCAAGGTCTCAAAGGGCGCAAAGCTGATCAGCCATGTGGCGGGTATGAATGCAACAACCCCACCCAAGGCATCCGACCCAGGTCAGCAGATTGGTTATGACCTGGTGATCCCGTTGCAGGTGTTGGAGGCTTTACCCTCTGAGAGGAAGATCAAGGCGCCGGTGGTCATGGGCGGCCTGACCACTTACACATACTGGTGGCACCTTGAGGGCGTACTAGCTGATACCTCGGGTAACGCCATCAGTGGCTGGTTTGCTGAACCGGATATCGGGCTATCGCGACATTCGTCTTTTGAATGG encodes the following:
- a CDS encoding N-acetylmuramidase domain-containing protein, with the translated sequence MTEASGNQKTINRVENWVFPLKVGTTRSLDPQQYYKALAKAEDGFYPIGANGLWHGGVHFDDASGLVSDKTEVRCIADGEVVAYRIDKTYPVSEYGSKRAPFSTGFVLVRHRLELPAPPAPAATAEEASASSSVAGPSLIFFSLYMHLLDWQGYQTSPELKRPSFWKTTYKVKTAASDKLLGLRVRSSTSGGNTPILTVLPRGTTVFTKPAPDTQKWLEVLDVIPAVAELAEQTGWVYKEEMQRISADQYFVGDKARDLPREQKNGAIVRDAFAQGRPIGFLPVGTQITISDEKNAGKYRKLLEIINGQSIPLLVPDVDGVISGYVSLDLLDATSTPEDMDKVVPLKTAYEVKAGELLGHVGKYQNQSDSAPKNLLHLEVFSCEDVKTFIQQSRSRAANLPAKDRTLVKVSKGAKLISHVAGMNATTPPKASDPGQQIGYDLVIPLQVLEALPSERKIKAPVVMGGLTTYTYWWHLEGVLADTSGNAISGWFAEPDIGLSRHSSFEWEGFTFIEETVSHVEHYAAFLEAQKELTEEELATYQPEVVKAGAGPVTQSLYKILDKDGDKKLPPKEVREVLSKPWFSQPVSQMLTTYQSEWHYKKESWDSLDKLMRHSESESNKGWAEEKKRIQSLSWWSPLMGGEGGCESGRCWYIHPVGLFSNARSLKQHPEIFIGGAKVELEFLELYDGSIIEEDDYIAAADALGCEVEAVKAVAITETASSGSYFTKAGDDEVTAILFERHYFHRLTNGQFDSSDPDISSSSRGGYGTYSAQYGKLIRAYRLSASAALKSASWGRFQIMGKNFSSAGYLSVEEFVQDLSRSEKNHLKAFVNFVKADSVLSSAIVQKDWLSFALRYNGPAQDGYDVRMMNNYNLLKGI
- the tssI gene encoding type VI secretion system tip protein TssI/VgrG, whose amino-acid sequence is MFSPADQTHFSLDIQGIQHDFQVLAFRGTEAISQPFRFDLQLVSERPFIDLEPLLHQPAFLAFDPQGHGVHGLIQRIAQGDAGKRLSRYSLSLLPQLDYLRHRSNQRIFQQLSAPQIIALILEEHGILGDAYQFQIQQLCPARDYCVQYDESDLHFIQRLCEEEGLHYHFQHSREAHLLVFSDNQSVFRKLGRPIAYVRGSGLVADEPVIKGFNVRLESRTSRVTRRDYDFEKPRLQMESAYKPEAKSAEPDLEDYDYPGRFTDRERGKLLSQRALERHRADYLQAAGWGDEPRLASGHFLELSDHPRQEWNDLWLLTQVTHEGQQPQVLEESITSDSEAEDGFQQGYRNRFFATPWDVFFRPPLDHPKPRVLGSQTAVVTGPAGEEIHTDRYGRVKVQFHWDREGQGDDRTSCWLRVASSWAGDRYGAIAIPRIGMEVLVDFLEGDPDQPLISGCLYHQEHPVPYELPASNTRSTFKTLSSPGGAGFNEVRIEDKQGAEQIFVHAQRDWDENIQNDQKIRVGHERHDSVEQNSYSEFKAEEHRTTHGERKVEVKADDHLNVAHDQHIKLGTAQLLEAGREIHLQAGQKLVIEADSELTVQAGGSFIKLDASGISVNGALLKVNAGGAAGAGSGIGVQPPVLPGVADKDKAGGLMEKALVNPLQEPIKPQLQRLINFSG